From Spartinivicinus ruber, the proteins below share one genomic window:
- a CDS encoding DUF2799 domain-containing protein has product MLSRTITGDQFRHWWLVSLTILGLTGCATLTREECLVANWRTIGYEDGAKGRLPSFVAEHRKACAEHGVVPELSTYQQGREEGVRHYCRPANGYYLGRHGYSYTGVCSAEEEPEFLRALRQGQHVYETEQRIRELEQEIWRLRERIDKSNQKQNSQVPPSSCSLVKPFALGIVIPS; this is encoded by the coding sequence ATGCTGTCCAGAACTATAACAGGAGATCAGTTTAGACACTGGTGGTTAGTGAGCCTCACAATACTTGGTCTGACAGGTTGTGCCACTTTAACTCGAGAAGAGTGTTTAGTGGCTAATTGGCGAACGATCGGATACGAAGACGGAGCGAAAGGCCGCTTACCCAGTTTTGTTGCTGAACACCGTAAGGCCTGTGCTGAGCATGGTGTTGTACCAGAGTTGAGTACTTATCAACAGGGTCGAGAGGAGGGGGTTCGCCACTATTGTCGGCCAGCTAATGGGTATTATTTGGGTCGTCATGGCTATAGCTATACTGGTGTTTGCTCTGCAGAAGAAGAGCCAGAATTTTTACGGGCTTTACGGCAAGGGCAGCATGTGTACGAAACTGAGCAGAGGATACGGGAATTAGAGCAAGAGATTTGGCGGTTGCGTGAACGAATAGATAAATCTAATCAAAAGCAAAACTCGCAAGTTCCACCGTCGTCGTGTAGTTTGGTGAAACCCTTTGCATTAGGTATAGTTATACCTTCGTGA
- a CDS encoding response regulator: MYNEKKILVVDDDNELRQLLHDYLAKNGFQVLQASDGVELFRLFPQQSVDLILLDIMLPGEDGFLLCQRIRQLSDVPIIMLTASSEETDSIVGLEMGADDYMAKPFNPRELLARVKAILRRTGQTDRQPEPIETKRFFCFSNWILDSTARKLIDARTLNDKNVGTEKHSNEVTLSGADFALLMLFLERPQTILKRDEISDLTRGREASPFDRSIDVHISRLRHRLGDDGKNPQIIKTVRGVGYVLAVPVTQQDEVDI, from the coding sequence ATGTATAATGAAAAAAAAATCTTAGTTGTCGATGATGATAATGAACTTCGACAGTTGCTCCATGATTATCTAGCAAAGAATGGTTTTCAAGTCCTTCAGGCCAGTGATGGAGTTGAGCTTTTTCGTTTATTTCCTCAGCAGTCAGTTGATTTAATTTTGTTGGATATAATGTTGCCTGGAGAAGATGGATTTTTACTTTGCCAAAGAATTCGTCAGTTGTCGGATGTGCCTATCATCATGCTAACAGCCAGTTCCGAAGAAACTGACAGCATTGTAGGCTTGGAAATGGGGGCTGATGATTATATGGCCAAGCCTTTTAATCCTCGTGAATTATTGGCAAGGGTTAAAGCTATTTTACGAAGAACTGGGCAAACTGACAGACAACCAGAACCCATTGAGACTAAAAGGTTTTTTTGTTTCTCCAATTGGATCTTAGACTCGACAGCCAGAAAGCTTATTGATGCCCGAACACTAAATGATAAGAATGTTGGTACTGAAAAACACTCGAATGAAGTCACTTTATCTGGTGCTGACTTTGCTCTGTTAATGCTCTTTTTAGAGCGTCCACAAACCATTCTAAAACGCGACGAAATTTCTGACCTAACCCGTGGGCGAGAAGCCAGTCCATTTGATCGTTCAATTGATGTGCATATTAGCCGTTTACGCCATCGCTTAGGTGATGATGGCAAGAACCCTCAGATTATTAAAACGGTGAGGGGGGTTGGTTACGTTTTAGCTGTACCTGTAACCCAGCAAGATGAAGTGGATATCTGA
- a CDS encoding ATP-binding protein, translating into MKWISELWQQKLWPGSLRWRLVAVLLLGVLLAQLISSAIWITQARRAEEASVTNMANHMAYGVASTVKFFQSLPLQYRHIVLDQLRNMGGTRFFVSVNQEQIMVDDLPESYLHDIVVDQFYTILRKELGSKPKIIVQFAEADKLKVFNNNTYLTDLPPRWAHHSLLIKPLSPPILVTQIKLEEQEWLYVAALIPHPTFLAKTEFISFERVLFLGLTILCVLLISFFAVRWLTEPLAKLSKAADDLGRDLDHPPIAEEGSKEMIATARTFNAMQQRLKRYIDDRARLFAAISHDLKTPITRLRLRAEMLDQDEIRGKFVTDLEELEVMVKGALQCAKDTELDEPQSPTNLMDIIYKLKRDVEEAGHLININGKINKPYMGKPLALKRCLTNLIDNAIFYGERAEVNLIDGTEEVKIIIRDYGPGISLEERKHVFEPYYRIEKSRNRNTGGTGLGLGIARSIVKAHGGELILDNHPECGLVVVVSLPRH; encoded by the coding sequence ATGAAGTGGATATCTGAACTCTGGCAACAAAAGCTTTGGCCTGGCTCGTTACGTTGGCGGCTAGTGGCTGTTTTATTATTAGGGGTATTGCTGGCTCAGCTCATCAGTAGTGCTATTTGGATAACTCAGGCACGCCGGGCAGAGGAAGCCAGTGTCACTAACATGGCTAATCATATGGCTTATGGGGTTGCATCTACTGTAAAGTTTTTCCAGTCTTTACCTCTTCAGTATCGTCATATTGTGCTTGATCAATTACGTAACATGGGAGGAACTCGTTTTTTTGTTAGCGTGAATCAAGAGCAAATTATGGTCGATGATCTGCCTGAGAGTTATCTGCATGACATCGTGGTTGATCAATTTTATACAATTTTGCGTAAGGAATTAGGCAGCAAACCAAAAATTATTGTGCAATTTGCTGAAGCAGATAAACTCAAAGTTTTTAATAATAATACTTATCTGACAGATTTACCGCCTCGTTGGGCGCACCATAGCTTACTGATTAAGCCTTTATCTCCTCCTATTTTAGTCACCCAAATAAAACTGGAAGAACAGGAGTGGTTGTATGTTGCTGCACTAATACCACACCCGACGTTTTTAGCTAAAACAGAGTTTATTTCATTTGAACGAGTTTTATTTTTAGGCTTGACCATTCTTTGTGTACTACTTATTTCATTTTTTGCAGTACGCTGGCTGACTGAGCCTTTAGCTAAGTTATCTAAAGCCGCGGATGATTTAGGAAGAGATTTGGATCATCCACCTATTGCAGAAGAAGGCAGTAAAGAAATGATCGCCACAGCGCGTACGTTTAATGCTATGCAACAACGGCTAAAACGTTATATTGACGATCGCGCTAGGTTGTTTGCTGCTATTTCTCATGATTTGAAGACACCGATTACCAGGCTACGGCTCAGAGCAGAGATGTTAGATCAGGATGAAATACGGGGAAAATTTGTCACTGATCTGGAAGAATTGGAAGTTATGGTTAAAGGTGCTTTGCAGTGTGCCAAGGATACGGAGTTGGATGAGCCGCAGTCACCGACTAATTTAATGGATATTATTTATAAACTAAAACGAGACGTGGAAGAAGCTGGTCACTTGATTAATATTAATGGGAAAATAAATAAACCCTATATGGGGAAACCACTGGCCCTTAAACGTTGTTTAACCAACTTGATCGATAATGCTATTTTTTATGGCGAGCGAGCAGAGGTTAATTTAATAGATGGTACTGAGGAAGTTAAAATCATTATCCGTGATTATGGGCCTGGCATTTCACTCGAAGAGCGTAAACATGTTTTTGAGCCTTATTATCGTATCGAAAAATCCCGCAATCGAAATACTGGTGGCACGGGTTTAGGTTTAGGAATAGCTAGAAGTATTGTGAAAGCCCATGGCGGTGAACTTATTCTTGATAACCACCCAGAATGTGGATTGGTTGTTGTTGTTAGCCTGCCAAGGCATTAG
- a CDS encoding ABC transporter substrate-binding protein, producing MKFKQRIYLFLSLLVWAYSQILVAGEVEVLHWWTSGGEARSLDVLKQKMVEQGHSWKDFAVVGGSGDKAMAVLKSRALSGFPPTATQIKGKHIQEWGKLGLLTNLDKIAAEQNWIEILHDFVNDTMKYDGHYVAVPVNIHRANWLWVNPELFKQAGVSIPTTLKEFWLAADKLKKVGIIPIAHGDQAWQNSTVFEMLLLGMTSVEFYKKAFVELDKESLSSEKIIDVFVAFRKLKNYMDENIADRDWNTATSMVINGKAAMQIMGDWAKGEFIAEEKQLGKDFLCIPMPSTSKTFSYVIDSFIMFEISDTDNKKAQASLVKNILDKQFQKTFNMNKGSIPVRKDIDVDTFDLCAKASRSTLVADSYANVLPSFSYGMATSIYTQDAIFDIVTDFFRNEKITPKQAAEKLTRAIEDSF from the coding sequence ATGAAATTTAAACAGAGAATTTACCTTTTTCTTAGTTTGTTAGTTTGGGCATATAGTCAGATATTAGTTGCTGGGGAAGTAGAAGTATTACACTGGTGGACCTCTGGTGGAGAAGCACGTTCATTGGATGTACTCAAGCAAAAAATGGTAGAGCAAGGTCATAGTTGGAAGGATTTTGCTGTAGTTGGTGGGAGTGGTGACAAAGCAATGGCTGTATTAAAGTCCAGAGCATTATCTGGGTTCCCACCCACAGCTACGCAAATTAAAGGTAAACATATTCAGGAGTGGGGTAAGCTAGGTTTACTCACTAATTTGGATAAAATAGCAGCCGAACAAAATTGGATAGAAATATTACATGACTTTGTAAATGACACAATGAAGTATGATGGTCATTATGTTGCTGTACCAGTTAATATTCATCGTGCGAATTGGTTGTGGGTAAATCCGGAGCTGTTTAAACAAGCGGGTGTAAGTATACCTACAACGTTAAAAGAGTTTTGGCTTGCAGCGGATAAATTAAAAAAAGTAGGAATTATTCCTATTGCCCATGGAGATCAGGCATGGCAAAACTCGACTGTGTTTGAAATGTTATTGTTGGGAATGACTAGTGTGGAATTTTATAAAAAAGCATTTGTGGAGTTGGATAAAGAGAGTTTAAGTAGTGAGAAAATTATTGATGTTTTTGTGGCTTTTAGAAAACTAAAAAATTATATGGATGAAAATATTGCTGATCGAGATTGGAATACAGCTACAAGTATGGTGATAAATGGGAAGGCTGCTATGCAGATTATGGGTGACTGGGCTAAAGGTGAATTTATTGCTGAAGAAAAACAGCTAGGGAAGGACTTCCTATGTATACCTATGCCATCTACTTCTAAAACTTTTTCTTATGTGATTGATAGTTTTATTATGTTTGAGATATCAGATACTGATAATAAAAAAGCTCAAGCATCGTTAGTAAAAAATATCCTGGATAAGCAGTTTCAGAAAACATTTAACATGAATAAAGGTTCTATACCTGTTCGTAAAGATATTGATGTTGATACCTTTGATTTATGTGCAAAAGCAAGCAGGAGCACCCTTGTAGCAGACAGTTATGCTAATGTATTGCCTAGTTTTTCTTATGGTATGGCTACCTCAATATATACTCAAGATGCGATCTTTGATATAGTAACAGATTTTTTCCGTAATGAAAAAATCACCCCAAAACAGGCTGCTGAGAAACTGACAAGGGCTATAGAGGATAGCTTTTAA
- a CDS encoding ABC transporter substrate-binding protein, with translation MKKFKKSLLAIAASSVMSLSAYAGEVEVLHWWTSGGEAKSVAVLKQLLEKQGHTWKDFAVAGGGGESAMTVLKSRAVSGNPPSAAQIKGLDIQEWGELGFLTDLDKVAEENKWSSLMPEIVSKVMKYDDQYVAVPVNVHRVNWLWVNPEIFKKAGAKVPTTWAEFKEAAEKIKKAGFVPLAHGGQAWQDATVFESVALGLGGPEFFRKAFVEHDMKTLQSDKMVEVFEMFKSLKPYMDKDAPGRDWNIATSMVIKGEAAMQLMGDWAKGEFAAAGKKPGEDYLCVPAPGTQNSFTFNIDSFAMFNVKDPENKKAQAALAKTILEPEFQEVFNLNKGSIPVRLGMNMDKFDSCAKDSMNSFVSTSKSGGLVPSMAHGMSTTSYIQGAIFDVVSNFFNSDKMSAKEATQKLAKAVKASM, from the coding sequence ATGAAAAAATTTAAAAAGTCATTACTTGCCATTGCTGCTTCCAGTGTTATGAGCTTAAGTGCCTATGCTGGAGAAGTTGAGGTATTGCATTGGTGGACATCTGGTGGTGAGGCCAAGTCTGTCGCAGTACTGAAACAACTGCTTGAAAAACAAGGTCACACCTGGAAAGACTTCGCTGTCGCCGGGGGTGGTGGTGAAAGTGCGATGACTGTATTGAAGTCTCGTGCAGTTTCCGGAAATCCTCCTTCTGCTGCCCAGATTAAGGGGCTGGACATTCAAGAGTGGGGAGAACTGGGCTTTCTTACTGACTTAGATAAAGTGGCAGAAGAAAACAAGTGGTCTTCTTTAATGCCTGAAATCGTCAGTAAAGTAATGAAATATGATGATCAGTATGTAGCTGTGCCAGTCAACGTGCACAGAGTAAACTGGTTATGGGTTAACCCCGAAATCTTCAAAAAAGCCGGTGCTAAAGTACCTACCACTTGGGCTGAATTTAAAGAAGCGGCTGAAAAAATCAAAAAAGCTGGTTTTGTACCTCTAGCTCATGGTGGCCAGGCTTGGCAGGATGCAACTGTATTTGAATCAGTTGCGTTAGGTCTTGGTGGTCCAGAGTTTTTCCGCAAAGCCTTTGTTGAGCATGACATGAAAACCTTGCAAAGCGACAAAATGGTTGAAGTGTTTGAAATGTTCAAAAGCTTGAAGCCTTATATGGATAAAGATGCTCCTGGCCGTGACTGGAACATTGCGACCTCTATGGTGATTAAAGGTGAAGCAGCGATGCAGTTAATGGGAGACTGGGCTAAAGGTGAATTTGCTGCAGCGGGCAAAAAGCCAGGTGAAGATTACCTCTGTGTTCCAGCACCGGGTACGCAAAACAGCTTTACTTTTAACATAGATAGTTTTGCTATGTTTAATGTGAAAGACCCAGAGAACAAAAAGGCCCAGGCTGCCTTGGCAAAAACCATTCTTGAGCCTGAATTCCAAGAAGTATTCAACCTGAACAAAGGTTCTATACCTGTGCGTTTAGGAATGAATATGGATAAGTTTGATAGTTGTGCCAAAGACTCCATGAACAGCTTTGTTTCCACTAGTAAGTCGGGTGGCTTAGTGCCAAGTATGGCTCATGGAATGTCTACAACCTCTTATATACAAGGTGCAATTTTTGATGTGGTCTCTAACTTCTTTAATAGTGACAAAATGTCTGCTAAAGAAGCCACTCAGAAATTAGCCAAAGCTGTTAAAGCCAGTATGTAA
- a CDS encoding carbohydrate ABC transporter permease: protein MQVVTAKVKKKPLLDLVADQIPKLVLSPTILMTVVFIYGYVIWTGVLSFTKSSFLPNYKFAGTLQYEKLFENDRWGVAVDNLFVFGGLFILICLALGIFIAILLDQRIRAEGAIRTVFLYPMALSFIVTGTAWKWILNPSLGLERLVKDMGFENFTFDWLVNTDMAIYTLVIAAVWQSSGFVMALFLAGLRSIDSSIIKAAQIDGASLPKIYLRIILPSLRPVFFSAFIILCHIAIKSFDLVKALTNGGPGYSTDLPATFMYAFSFTRGQIGLGSASAMMMLAGVLAILIPYLYSELRGTRNA from the coding sequence ATGCAAGTAGTGACTGCAAAAGTAAAAAAGAAGCCGCTGCTTGACTTAGTTGCGGATCAGATACCTAAGTTGGTGCTTTCGCCAACCATTTTAATGACCGTAGTATTTATTTATGGATATGTAATCTGGACGGGTGTGTTGTCTTTCACCAAATCCAGTTTTTTACCCAATTATAAATTTGCGGGTACTTTGCAATACGAAAAATTATTCGAAAATGACCGCTGGGGTGTCGCTGTAGATAACTTATTTGTGTTTGGCGGTTTGTTTATTTTAATTTGTCTGGCATTGGGCATTTTTATTGCTATTTTGCTTGACCAACGCATTCGTGCGGAAGGGGCCATCAGAACCGTATTTCTTTATCCAATGGCGCTTTCTTTTATTGTAACGGGTACAGCTTGGAAATGGATTTTAAATCCTAGTCTAGGTCTTGAGCGTTTAGTTAAAGACATGGGGTTTGAAAACTTTACTTTTGACTGGCTAGTTAACACTGATATGGCTATTTATACTCTGGTTATAGCTGCGGTATGGCAGTCTTCCGGATTTGTCATGGCGTTATTTTTGGCTGGTTTGCGCTCAATAGATAGTTCAATAATTAAAGCAGCACAAATCGATGGTGCGAGCTTACCAAAAATCTACTTGCGGATTATTCTACCTAGTTTACGTCCAGTATTTTTCAGTGCTTTTATTATCCTGTGTCATATCGCAATCAAGAGTTTTGACTTGGTAAAAGCCTTAACTAATGGTGGTCCAGGTTATTCTACAGACTTACCTGCGACGTTTATGTATGCCTTCTCATTTACTCGTGGCCAAATTGGTTTAGGTTCTGCTAGTGCTATGATGATGCTAGCTGGTGTATTAGCGATTCTGATTCCTTACTTATATTCAGAGCTGAGAGGTACCCGCAATGCATGA
- a CDS encoding carbohydrate ABC transporter permease, whose protein sequence is MHDNTVLGPQTSSAKLGRVFIYAILAFLVLFYLMPLVVMLLTSVKSMADIRTGTLISWPKEFVFDAWGKAWSSACTGVACEGVSGYFFNSIKIVLPAVLISTFLGALNGYVLTKWKFKGSDLFFGLLLFGCFIPFQVVLLPMAQTLGWLGLANTTAGLVLVHVVYGMAFTTLFFRNFYVSVPSELVSAAKIDGAGFFTIFWRILLPVSTPIIVVCVIWQFTQIWNDFLFGVVYAAGDTQPITVALNNLVNTSTGVKEYNVEMSAAIIAALPTLLVYVLAGKYFVRGLTAGSVKG, encoded by the coding sequence ATGCATGATAATACTGTATTAGGGCCGCAGACCTCTTCTGCAAAACTAGGGCGGGTATTTATTTACGCAATTTTGGCATTTTTAGTTTTATTTTACTTAATGCCATTGGTGGTAATGCTTTTAACATCAGTTAAAAGTATGGCTGATATTCGTACGGGTACCTTAATTTCCTGGCCAAAAGAGTTTGTGTTTGATGCTTGGGGCAAGGCTTGGTCAAGCGCCTGTACTGGTGTCGCTTGTGAAGGTGTTTCTGGTTACTTTTTCAACTCTATTAAAATCGTTTTGCCTGCAGTACTTATTTCCACTTTTCTGGGGGCATTGAATGGTTATGTATTAACAAAATGGAAATTCAAAGGTAGTGACTTATTTTTTGGTTTGTTGCTATTTGGTTGTTTTATTCCATTTCAGGTAGTGCTGTTACCCATGGCTCAAACCCTCGGGTGGTTAGGTTTGGCTAATACCACGGCAGGTTTAGTGCTAGTTCATGTTGTTTATGGTATGGCATTTACTACTTTGTTTTTCCGCAATTTCTATGTTTCTGTGCCTTCAGAGCTGGTGAGTGCAGCAAAAATTGATGGTGCAGGCTTCTTTACAATTTTCTGGCGAATTTTATTACCTGTTTCAACACCAATTATTGTAGTTTGTGTTATCTGGCAGTTTACCCAAATCTGGAATGACTTCCTGTTTGGGGTCGTTTATGCGGCAGGTGATACACAACCAATAACCGTTGCGCTGAATAATCTGGTAAATACCAGTACTGGCGTGAAAGAATATAATGTCGAAATGTCTGCCGCCATCATTGCTGCGTTGCCTACCTTACTGGTTTATGTTTTGGCGGGTAAGTACTTCGTGCGTGGTTTAACTGCTGGGTCTGTTAAGGGGTAA
- a CDS encoding ABC transporter ATP-binding protein, with the protein MAALTIDNVKKRYGDHEVLKGINIAIDRGEFLILVGPSGCGKSTLMNSIAGLDNISDGRIMIDGNDVTNSAPKDRDIAMVFQSYALYPNMKVRDNIAFGLEMRGVSKQERAQEVERVAKMLQIEHLLDRKPAHLSGGQRQRVAMGRALARKPQIYLFDEPLSNLDAKLRVEMRTEIKKLHKRLGTTIVYVTHDQIEALTLADRIAVMKDGELQQLGTPKEIYDDPANRFVAGFMGSPGMNFIPAQIVESDKGLQIEVSYKGGQPQLLPVPERCEGLSSWVGKQVVLGIRPEQITEPLPHLVSRPLNRTIACPVHVTEPMGSDTLVMSELNGVEISARVSPDCDARLDAVLDLSFDMSKAVFFDPNTDERIDR; encoded by the coding sequence ATGGCTGCTTTAACTATTGATAATGTAAAAAAACGCTATGGTGACCACGAAGTATTAAAAGGTATTAATATAGCCATAGATCGTGGAGAGTTTTTGATTTTAGTAGGGCCATCTGGATGTGGTAAATCCACTCTGATGAACTCAATTGCTGGTCTCGATAATATTTCCGATGGTCGGATTATGATTGATGGCAATGATGTTACCAACAGTGCACCAAAAGACAGGGATATAGCCATGGTATTCCAGTCTTATGCTTTATACCCCAATATGAAGGTTCGGGATAATATTGCATTTGGTTTGGAAATGCGGGGTGTGTCTAAGCAAGAACGTGCTCAAGAAGTTGAGCGGGTTGCAAAAATGCTACAGATTGAGCATTTACTTGATCGCAAACCAGCCCATTTGTCTGGTGGTCAGCGTCAACGGGTAGCAATGGGACGAGCCTTAGCGAGGAAACCGCAAATCTATTTATTTGATGAGCCATTAAGTAATCTGGATGCTAAGCTGCGGGTAGAAATGCGCACAGAAATTAAAAAGCTACACAAACGCTTAGGAACCACTATTGTCTATGTGACCCATGATCAAATTGAAGCATTAACCCTGGCTGACCGTATTGCAGTAATGAAGGATGGTGAGTTACAGCAGTTAGGTACACCAAAAGAGATTTATGATGACCCAGCGAACCGTTTTGTAGCGGGCTTTATGGGGTCTCCGGGAATGAACTTTATTCCTGCACAAATTGTAGAGTCTGATAAAGGCTTGCAAATTGAAGTAAGCTATAAAGGTGGTCAACCACAGTTATTACCAGTTCCCGAGCGCTGCGAAGGGCTATCAAGTTGGGTTGGCAAGCAAGTAGTTTTAGGTATTCGTCCAGAGCAAATTACTGAGCCTTTACCTCATTTAGTTTCAAGACCATTGAATCGCACAATTGCTTGTCCGGTGCATGTTACTGAGCCAATGGGATCTGATACGTTAGTTATGTCTGAGCTAAATGGTGTGGAAATTTCTGCAAGGGTTTCCCCTGACTGTGATGCTCGGCTAGATGCAGTATTGGATTTAAGCTTTGATATGAGCAAAGCGGTATTTTTTGATCCTAATACTGACGAGCGTATTGATCGCTAA
- a CDS encoding substrate-binding periplasmic protein produces the protein MKLAVTMSVLPTLKRVLFFCILTVSTVVAEVKRDYLLATEPWPPHFGPKLPDEGYFADIIYQAFQQVGKTAGILYTSWNRAFELGKKGKYDGLVGAFYAKEREKLFSYSEPISISHLVFFKKKSRQISYKSLTDLSPYRIGVVRGYYYTNEFNKADYLQKLEQVHTERNINLLLIGRIDLIVAEKKVTQYLLKTKFKGHDVEIDILDKPLVSHKLFLMVPKRSLKHDSVLKNFNKGFNLLKQQGKIQEIMKKHGWDGDDI, from the coding sequence ATGAAGCTAGCCGTAACTATGTCTGTTCTGCCTACCCTGAAAAGAGTGTTGTTTTTTTGTATTTTGACTGTGAGTACAGTGGTGGCAGAGGTTAAACGTGATTATTTGTTAGCCACTGAGCCTTGGCCGCCTCATTTTGGCCCTAAGCTACCTGATGAGGGATATTTTGCCGATATTATCTATCAAGCTTTTCAGCAAGTGGGGAAAACGGCAGGTATTTTATATACATCATGGAATCGAGCTTTTGAGCTAGGCAAGAAGGGTAAATACGATGGGTTGGTGGGAGCTTTTTATGCAAAAGAACGAGAGAAACTGTTTAGCTATTCTGAACCTATTTCAATCAGCCACTTGGTGTTTTTTAAAAAAAAGAGCAGGCAAATCAGTTATAAATCCTTAACAGATTTATCTCCGTATCGAATTGGTGTTGTAAGAGGCTACTACTATACCAATGAATTTAATAAGGCTGACTATTTACAAAAACTGGAACAAGTCCATACCGAAAGAAATATTAATTTGTTGTTAATTGGGCGAATAGATCTGATTGTTGCAGAAAAAAAGGTAACTCAGTATTTATTAAAAACAAAATTTAAAGGCCACGATGTTGAAATAGATATATTGGATAAACCGCTAGTCTCTCACAAGTTGTTTTTAATGGTTCCTAAAAGATCATTAAAGCATGATAGCGTGCTAAAAAATTTTAATAAAGGATTTAATTTATTAAAACAACAGGGAAAGATTCAAGAAATAATGAAAAAACATGGTTGGGATGGTGATGATATTTAA
- the pyk gene encoding pyruvate kinase has protein sequence MIRRTKIVATLGPASSDIDTIESMIAAGVNVVRLNFSHGEAQDHINRAQLVREAAARQQAFVAILGDLQGPKIRISRFQNKQIQLNNGDTFILDAKLDKEAGTEERVGIEYKALVVDSKPGDILLLDDGRIELEVTNVTEHEVITKVIIGGPLSNNKGINRQGGGLSAKALTDKDKQDIKTAAKIGVDYVAVSFPRSAEDMEEARQLLKEAGSSAGLIAKIERAEAVNDDDILDGIIKSSEGVMVARGDLGVEIGNAQLVAVQKHIIERARTLNKIAITATQMMESMINNPMPTRAEVSDVANAVLDGTDAVMLSAETAAGQYPIQTIEAVHNVCIGAEKHPLASRSKHRIDEPFKRTDESIALAAMYTANHLQGVKAIIAMTETGATPLIMSRIRSHLPIFAFSRRKDTQNRVALYRGVCTVPFDTEKIDNAAVNQCSIDRLKALEVVEDGDLVIITKGDYANAQGGTNTMKVVKVGNKIL, from the coding sequence ATGATTCGCAGAACTAAAATTGTTGCAACCCTGGGCCCTGCCTCTAGCGATATTGATACGATAGAAAGTATGATCGCCGCAGGGGTAAACGTTGTTCGCCTGAATTTTTCCCACGGCGAAGCCCAGGATCATATCAACCGAGCACAGTTAGTTCGTGAAGCTGCAGCCCGTCAGCAAGCCTTTGTAGCAATTTTAGGCGACTTGCAAGGACCTAAAATTCGTATTTCGCGCTTTCAAAATAAGCAAATTCAACTAAATAATGGTGATACTTTTATCTTAGATGCCAAGCTGGATAAAGAAGCTGGCACAGAAGAACGGGTCGGAATTGAATATAAAGCATTAGTCGTCGATTCAAAGCCTGGCGACATTTTATTATTAGACGACGGCCGTATTGAACTAGAAGTGACTAATGTAACTGAGCATGAAGTCATTACCAAAGTTATTATTGGCGGTCCGTTATCTAATAACAAAGGGATTAATCGTCAAGGCGGCGGGTTATCAGCAAAGGCACTTACTGATAAAGATAAGCAAGACATTAAAACAGCTGCAAAAATTGGCGTTGATTATGTGGCGGTATCTTTCCCCCGTTCTGCAGAAGATATGGAAGAAGCTCGGCAGCTTTTAAAAGAAGCAGGCTCAAGTGCAGGTTTAATTGCCAAAATAGAGCGTGCTGAAGCAGTAAATGATGACGATATTTTAGATGGCATTATTAAATCGTCCGAAGGGGTCATGGTGGCCCGTGGTGACTTAGGCGTAGAAATTGGTAATGCACAATTGGTTGCAGTGCAAAAACATATTATCGAACGCGCCCGAACCTTAAATAAAATTGCGATCACCGCGACTCAAATGATGGAGTCGATGATTAATAACCCAATGCCAACAAGGGCTGAGGTATCTGACGTAGCCAACGCTGTATTAGATGGCACCGACGCCGTTATGCTTTCAGCCGAAACTGCAGCGGGGCAATATCCAATACAAACCATTGAAGCTGTACATAATGTTTGTATTGGAGCAGAAAAACACCCTCTCGCTTCTCGATCAAAACATCGAATTGACGAGCCATTTAAACGTACTGATGAATCAATTGCATTGGCAGCCATGTATACTGCCAATCATTTACAAGGTGTAAAAGCAATTATTGCCATGACAGAAACAGGGGCAACCCCCTTAATCATGTCACGAATTCGGTCTCATTTACCTATTTTTGCTTTTTCACGTAGAAAAGACACCCAAAACCGAGTCGCTCTTTATCGCGGGGTTTGTACTGTTCCCTTTGATACTGAAAAAATTGACAACGCCGCAGTTAATCAATGCTCTATTGATAGACTGAAAGCACTAGAAGTTGTTGAAGACGGCGACCTGGTTATTATCACTAAGGGCGACTATGCCAATGCCCAAGGTGGCACTAACACCATGAAAGTGGTTAAAGTGGGTAACAAAATTCTTTAG